A section of the Leptotrichia sp. HSP-342 genome encodes:
- a CDS encoding MazG nucleotide pyrophosphohydrolase domain-containing protein, with the protein MDSKKNNSDDMTLKEVQYLIKRIEKGTLDETKDNKIKQNKKENGQRLILKLIEEFGELAENIRKNVRYDGKNIKGTIEEEVFDVFYYIIAIANDYEIDLEKIFYIKDEVNEIKYDREFSIFEAREKWKNMKK; encoded by the coding sequence ATGGATAGTAAAAAAAATAATAGTGATGATATGACACTTAAAGAAGTGCAGTATTTGATAAAAAGAATAGAAAAAGGAACTCTGGATGAAACAAAGGATAATAAAATTAAGCAAAATAAAAAGGAAAATGGACAAAGGCTTATTTTGAAATTAATAGAAGAATTTGGGGAACTTGCGGAAAATATTAGAAAAAATGTGAGATATGATGGAAAAAATATAAAAGGAACTATTGAAGAGGAAGTATTTGATGTTTTTTATTATATTATTGCAATTGCTAATGATTATGAGATTGATTTGGAAAAGATTTTTTATATAAAAGATGAAGTAAATGAAATAAAATATGACAGGGAATTTTCAATTTTTGAAGCTAGAGAAAAATGGAAAAATATGAAGAAATAA
- a CDS encoding bifunctional metallophosphatase/5'-nucleotidase has product MTTENTDTILIKREVSIKILGTSDVHGRVLAWNYAADEEDRSGSYAQISTLVKKIRKKNKNVILVEVGDAIQDNWIEKFAMASKHPIPEILNYIGYDIFVPGNHEFNFGMPTLSNILRDMKFKKLTANLYYNENAENDTNFSKDKSRYLDASTIIEKDGVKIGIIGLSTPMSAQFEEDTGYLKDFYFVSPIKETQKQVKRLKKEGANAIVVVAHMGIENENGIPETGVRDLANAVPEIDVIVAGHMHQNIPKEIINGVLITEPHRYGTVVSEVDLKFEVLDENIKLISKDSTTIPVKDEEPDKKIEEIYKPFHNRLCRIANEKIGSTLNDMVPKEKYYGVSAAFAKDTGLSSFITDVELYYSGADVVSFAYNYENVKLDKGEIKRKDIVYNYRYTGGDVTIYEMTGKQLKDYMEWSADYFDTIRPGDTEYHYNPERSNGKYVTFDIFGGVKYKIDLRNEKGNKITNLMLVNGTKVTPEMKLKVGMNAYRFEQLARKGGIFDGQEIPVLWASKEAIGNIKGTIQNMMIDYIRDVKKGVIDGKSHNNWEIIGL; this is encoded by the coding sequence ATGACAACAGAAAATACGGATACCATTTTAATAAAACGAGAAGTAAGTATAAAAATATTGGGAACAAGCGATGTTCATGGTAGAGTGCTTGCTTGGAACTATGCAGCTGATGAAGAGGATAGGTCAGGCTCTTATGCACAGATTTCAACATTGGTGAAAAAAATTAGAAAAAAGAATAAAAATGTGATTTTGGTTGAAGTTGGGGATGCGATTCAAGATAATTGGATAGAAAAATTTGCAATGGCTTCAAAACATCCCATCCCAGAAATACTAAATTACATAGGTTATGATATTTTTGTACCGGGAAATCATGAGTTTAACTTTGGAATGCCAACTTTATCAAATATATTGCGAGATATGAAATTTAAAAAACTGACTGCTAATTTGTATTACAATGAAAACGCTGAAAATGATACCAATTTTTCAAAAGATAAAAGCAGATATTTAGATGCTTCTACGATTATTGAAAAGGATGGCGTGAAGATTGGAATTATTGGATTATCAACTCCAATGTCAGCACAATTTGAAGAAGATACTGGCTATTTGAAGGATTTTTATTTTGTGTCGCCTATAAAGGAAACTCAGAAACAAGTAAAAAGACTTAAAAAGGAAGGTGCGAACGCTATTGTTGTAGTAGCTCATATGGGCATTGAAAATGAAAATGGAATTCCTGAAACTGGAGTAAGAGATTTAGCAAACGCTGTACCTGAAATTGATGTAATTGTAGCTGGACATATGCATCAGAATATACCAAAGGAAATAATTAACGGTGTTCTTATTACAGAACCTCATAGATATGGAACTGTTGTTTCAGAAGTAGACCTAAAATTTGAAGTATTGGATGAAAATATTAAATTAATAAGTAAAGATTCTACGACTATTCCTGTAAAAGATGAAGAACCTGATAAAAAAATTGAAGAGATTTATAAACCTTTTCACAATAGGCTTTGCAGAATTGCAAATGAAAAAATAGGGAGTACACTAAATGATATGGTTCCCAAAGAAAAATATTACGGTGTGTCAGCAGCTTTTGCTAAAGATACTGGACTGTCGTCATTTATAACTGATGTTGAGCTTTATTACAGCGGGGCAGATGTTGTTTCGTTTGCATACAATTATGAAAATGTAAAACTGGATAAAGGGGAAATTAAGAGAAAAGACATAGTTTACAACTACCGTTACACAGGTGGGGATGTTACAATTTACGAAATGACTGGAAAACAGTTAAAAGACTATATGGAATGGTCTGCTGATTATTTTGATACAATTCGGCCTGGAGATACTGAGTATCACTATAATCCAGAACGTTCTAACGGGAAATATGTAACATTTGATATTTTTGGCGGGGTGAAATATAAAATTGATTTAAGAAATGAAAAAGGGAATAAAATTACTAATCTGATGTTAGTCAACGGGACTAAAGTAACGCCTGAAATGAAATTAAAAGTTGGAATGAATGCCTATAGATTTGAACAGCTGGCTAGAAAAGGCGGTATTTTTGACGGGCAGGAAATTCCAGTCTTATGGGCATCAAAAGAAGCAATTGGAAATATA